The Hemicordylus capensis ecotype Gifberg chromosome 6, rHemCap1.1.pri, whole genome shotgun sequence genome window below encodes:
- the RPGRIP1 gene encoding X-linked retinitis pigmentosa GTPase regulator-interacting protein 1 → MHMEGTSGEAEKEEAFPHRSLKRRLHETEAAHAETVLELEKTRDMLILQHRINRDYQVELDGVLQQAEREKKQHEERQHQMAQLLDLRSARIRQLEEQLKDVAYGTRTVPYLPDDGNAYMDADPEKAPQLRRGENLFELHISSAVLSEEALRLLGDPEPVTFCTYSFYDFETHCTPMVRGTRPSYNFTSQYVVQAEPFFLRYLQGASTRLDLHLASALDHTTLASCWLRFGEALGSGEQVHATAALRGPHGEDYGLLEYWTRLRFPIEQILRLYRQRAKALGYLSAGVAPSHAPVAQQSWQQQEAGALGPGWNEFRVRIEGCASLRSRWLGSQPSPYAMYQFFTFPDHDTFIIPSSSNPHYGDLQKFVLRITPELHHYLLLESLWVYVFDDEDPEPGSYLGKAQIPLLPLAHGRSVTGDFVLTDQAGKPNGSISLSLEWKHLYIPPEDVHRQVSLDREQHQQSLEQQIEEEQATLRSQAPRVHSTGHLSSSRQRKKPRLSLTEAEKRVRTHARLEDEAKSPAQVALGELKEEEEETPALEEEGMPTRHQASEAESSPSAEAVILKDSASEEPDTTSDAQTTESDEVVAAASGLQGPPELEPSERIRVEIVSLSLYPDSQPAANESIQQVYVEYRFPGVPLEETETPFSLRKPQGTQEIYFHFSKVIKLDPDPESTQRQQLFSMLEEEETKQNWLQFIVVSEPLPGAGGECEDVGVAYLDLREMLLTGSDMLEHELHVASSLDPNTDIGTLKVSVEAAAALRAIYWAGKRERNEP, encoded by the exons ATGCACATGGAGGGAACCTCCGGAGAGGCCGAAAAGGAAGAGGCATTCCCCCACCGAAGCCTAAAGCGGCGGCTTCACGAGACAGAGGCCGCCCATGCCGAGACCGTGCTGGAGCTGGAGAAAACCCGGGACATGCTTATCTTGCAGCACCGCATCAACCGGGACTACCAG GTGGAGCTGGATGGAGTGTTGCAGCAGGCTGAGCGGGAGAAAAAGCAGCATGAAGAGAGGCAGCATCAGATGGCCCAGCTTTTGGACCTGCGTAGTGCTCGCATCCGCCAACTTGAAG AGCAGCTGAAGGACGTGGCTTACGGAACAAGGACAGTCCCATATCTCCCAGATGATGGTAATGCATATATGGACGCAGATCCCGAGAAGGCCCCGCAGCTGCGGCGTGGAGAGAACCTCTTTGAGCTGCATATTTCCAGCGCAGTGCTGTCAGAGGAGGCGCTGCGGTTGCTCGGGGACCCTGAGCCCGTCACCTTCTGCACGTATTCCTTCTACGACTTCGAGACTCACTGCACGCCCATGGTGCGCGGCACCCGGCCCTCCTACAACTTCACCTCCCAGTACGTGGTGCAGGCGGAGCCTTTCTTCCTGCGGTACTTGCAGGGGGCCAGCACCCGCCTCGACCTCCACCTCGCCTCGGCACTTGACCACACCACCCTGGCCTCCTGCTGGCTGCGTTTTGGCGAAGCGCTGGGGAGCGGGGAGCAAGTTCATGCCACGGCAGCCCTGCGTG GTCCTCATGGAGAGGACTATGGCCTCCTGGAATACTGGACGAGGCTTCGCTTTCCCATCGAGCAGATCCTGAGGCTGTACCGCCAGCGGGCCAAAGCACTGGGCTACCTGTCTGCTGGAGTGGCACCGTCACATGCTCCAGTGGCTCAGCAGAGctggcagcagcaagaagcaggg GCCCTGGGCCCTGGCTGGAATGAATTCCGTGTGCGGATTGAAGGCTGCGCCAGTCTCCGCAGCCGCTGGCTTGGCTCGCAGCCCAGCCCGTACGCCATGTACCAGTTCTTCACCTTCCCAGACCATGACACATTCATCATCCCTTCGAGCAGCAACCCCCACTACGGGGACCTGCAGAAATTCGTTTTGCGCATCACACCTGAGCTGCACCATTACCTGCTCCTAGAAAGCCTCTGGGTGTATGTATTTGACGATGAAGATCCAGAACCTGGTAGCTACCTGGGCAAAGCCCAGATCCCACTATTGCCGCTAGCCCATGGACGTAGTGTCACAG gagattttgtcctcaCGGACCAAGCAGGGAAACCCAACGGTTCCATCAGCCTGAGCCTAGAGTGGAAGCATCTTTATATTCCGCCAGAAGATGTCCATCGCCAGGTATCCTTGGACCGCGAACAGCATCAACAGTCTTTAGAGCAGCAGATTGAGGAAGAGCAAGCCACACTGAGAAGTCAG GCTCCAAGAGTGcacagcactggccatttgtCTTCCAGTCGCCAGAGAAAGAAGCCACGTCTCTCCCTGACCGAGGCAGAGAAGCGTGTTCGAACACACGCCAGGCTAGAAGATGAAGCCAAAAGCCCAGCCCAA GTGGCACTGGGAGAgctgaaagaagaggaagaagagacacCTGCCCTCGAAGAAGAGGGGATGCCAACAAGGCACCAGGCCTCAGAGGCTGAATCAAGCCCATCGGCTGAAGCAGTCATCCTAAAGGACTCCG CCTCAGAAGAGCCAGACACCACCAGCGATGCCCAGACCACCGAGAGTGATGAAGTggtggctgcagcatctgggctTCAGGGGCCCCCGGAACTG GAGCCTTCAGAAAGAATTCGCGTGGAGATCGTCTCCCTGAGCCTATATCCAGATAGCCAGCCAGCTGCCAATGAGAGCATCCAGCAGGTGTATGTGGAATACCGTTTCCCGGGAGTGCCACTGGAGGAAACAGAGACCCCTTTCTCATTGCGGAAGCCGCAGGGAACCCAGGAAATCTACTTCCACTTCAGCAAGG TGATCAAGCTGGACCCAGACCCGGAAAGCACACAGAGGCAACAGCTGTTTTCCATGCTGGAGGAAGAAGAGACCAAGCAGAACTG GCTGCAGTTCATAGTGGTGAGTGAGCCCCTGCCTGGGGCTGGAGGCGAGTGCGAGGATGTGGGTGTGGCCTACTTGGACCTGCGGGAGATGCTGCTAACAGGAAGTGACATGCTGGAACATGAGCTACATG TTGCCAGTTCCTTGGATCCCAACACGGATATCGGGACGCTGAAGGTCTCTGTAGAAGCAGCTGCTGCCCTGCGTGCGATCTACTGGGCggggaagagggaaaggaacgAACCATGA